Proteins from a genomic interval of Marmota flaviventris isolate mMarFla1 chromosome 8, mMarFla1.hap1, whole genome shotgun sequence:
- the Trim42 gene encoding tripartite motif-containing protein 42: MAEIIDTAMCVCSPCCTWQRCCPRLCSCLCCKFIFTSERNCTCFPCPYKDERNCQFCHCTCAENPNCHWCCCSWANDPNCKCCCTATGNIKCYYYESRCCRNATITFHKGRLKSIRTSSKTALRVGSSDPQLDEVRSLPASSHLVDHLTCPMCNRLRLHSFMLPCNHSLCEKCLRHLQKHAEVTENFFILICPVCNRSHCMPYSHKMQLPENYLRGRLTKRYMQEHGYLRWRFDRSSGPINCQVCRRHRIAYKRCTTCRLNLCNDCLKAFHADVAMQDHVFVDTSPEDQDEKICIHHPSSHINEYCRNDNELLCTFCKIAFHNGHDTISLIDACSERAAALFSAIAKFKAVRYEIDNDLMEFNILKNSFKSDKEAKRKEIRNGFLKLRSILHEKEKNIMEQIENLEVSRQKEIEKYVYVTTMKVNKMDGLIAYSKEALKETGQVAFLQSAKILVDQIEDGIQSTFRPDPHLRLHSLHCMPLDFAELSSAMHQLFPTGPKKVCSSGESLPSPYPMHSEMMIARKVTFSTHSFGNQQIYQRSSSLLSFNTASEKAKGGPEVCGRAQSAAPAKTTDGLYTYWSATADNQPPQNSSSFHNWYSFNDASVKTPGPIIIYQTLVYPRAAKVYWTCPTEDVDSFEMEFYEVVTTPPNNVRTELCGQIRDIMQQNIELHNLTPNTEYLFKVRAINDNGPGQWSDICKVVTPDGRGKTRAKWGLLKNIQSALQKRF, encoded by the exons ATGGCGGAAATCATAGACACCGCTATGTGCGTTTGCTCCCCGTGTTGCACGTGGCAGAGGTGTTGTCCCCGGCTGTGCTCCTGCCTGTGCTGCAAGTTCATCTTCACCTCGGAGCGGAACTGCACCTGCTTCCCCTGCCCCTACAAGGACGAGCGGAACTGCCAGTTCTGCCACTGCACCTGCGCTGAGAACCCCAACTGCCACTGGTGCTGCTGCTCCTGGGCCAATGACCCCAACTGTAAATGCTGCTGTACGGCCACCGGCAACATCAAGTGCTACTACTATGAGAGCCGCTGCTGCCGTAATGCCACCATCACTTTCCACAAAGGTCGCCTCAAGAGCATCCGCACCTC GTCCAAGACTGCCCTGCGAGTGGGGAGCAGCGACCCACAGTTGGATGAGGTGAGGTCATTACCAGCTAGCAGTCACCTGGTGGATCACCTCACCTGCCCCATGTGCAACCGGCTGCGCCTGCACTCCTTCATGCTGCCCTGCAACCACAGCCTGTGTGAGAAGTGCCTGCGGCACCTGCAGAAACACGCCGAGGTCACCGAGAACTTCTTCATCCTCATCTGCCCGGTGTGCAACCGCTCGCACTGCATGCCCTACAGCCACAAGATGCAGCTGCCCGAGAACTACCTGCGCGGGCGCCTCACCAAGCGCTACATGCAGGAGCATGGCTACCTCAGGTGGCGCTTCGACCGCTCCTCGGGGCCCATCAACTGCCAGGTGTGCCGCAGGCACCGCATCGCCTACAAGCGCTGCACCACCTGCCGCCTCAACTTATGCAACGACTGTCTCAAGGCCTTCCACGCGGACGTGGCCATGCAGGATCATGTCTTCGTGGACACCAGCCCTGAGGACCAGGACGAGAAGATCTGCATCCACCACCCGTCCAGCCACATCAACGAGTACTGCCGCAACGACAATGAGCTGCTCTGCACCTTCTGCAAGATCGCTTTCCACAACGGCCACGACACCATCAGCCTCATAGACGCCTGCTCCGAGAGGGCCGCGGCCCTCTTCAGTGCCATCGCCAAGTTCAAAGCAG TCCGATACGAAATTGATAATGACCTCATGgagttcaacattttaaaaaacagttttaaatctGACAAGGAGGCAAAGCGGAAAGAGATCAGAAATGGGTTTCTCAAGCTGCGCAGCATTCTTCACGAAAAGGAGAAGAACATCATGGAGCAGATAGAGAATCTAGAAGTGTCCAGGCAGAAGGAGATTGAGAAATATGTGTACGTCACGACCATGAAAGTGAACAAAATGGATGGCCTCATAGCCTACTCCAAGGAGGCCCTCAAGGAGACGGGCCAGGTGGCCTTCCTGCAGTCGGCCAAGATCCTGGTGGACCAGATCGAGGATGGCATCCAGAGCACCTTCAGGCCTGACCCCCATCTACGGCTGCACTCCTTGCACTGCATGCCCTTGGACTTCGCTGAGCTCTCCAGCGCCATGCACCAGCTCTTCCCCACAGGACCCAAGAAGGTATGCTCCTCGGGCGAATCTCTGCCCTCCCCCTACCCCATGCACTCTGAAATGATGATTGCCAGGAAGGTCACATTTAGTACCCATAGCTTTGGCAACCAGCAGATATACCAGCGAAGCTCCTCCTTACTGTCCTTCAACACTGCTTCAGAGAAGGCCAAGGGGGGTCCTGAGGTCTGTGGGAGAGCCCAGTCTGCTGCTCCCGCCAAAACCACAGATGGCCTCTACACTTACTGGAGTGCCACGGCCGACAACCAGCCCCCTCAGAACAGCAGCAGCTTCCATAACTGGTACTCGTTCAATGACGCCTCTGTGAAGACCCCAGGCCCCATCATTATCTACCAGACCCTGGTGTATCCAAGAGCTGCCAAG GTTTACTGGACATGCCCAACAGAAGACGTGGACTCTTTTGAGATGGAATTCTATGAAGTTGTCACTACCCCTCCTAACAATGTGCGGACAGAACTCTGTGGACAAATTCGGGACATAATGCAGCAGAATATAGAACTACACAATCTAACGCCCAACACGGAATATCTGTTCAAAGTGAGAGCCATCAATGACAATGGTC